From a single Fulvivirga ulvae genomic region:
- a CDS encoding arginine decarboxylase — translation MKKYIDLIEQTFEFPQEEFKVVDNKLYFNNVPLMDIIEKYGTPLKLTYLPKIGENIKYAKQIFNNAIKKHNYEGSYTYCYCTKSSHFSFVLEEALKHDIHIETSSSFDIPIVRKLYEKGKVNKNTYVVCNGFKRPLYKQYISDLLNDGFKNCIPVLDNLHELSHYEEHVKGEYNVGIRIAADEEPNFEFYTSRLGIRYGDINTLYRDQIKPSKKAKLKLLHFFINTGIRDTAYYWSELSRFIFKYCELKKECPELDTIDIGGGFPIKTSLQFEFDYKYIVEQIIENVKWICGKNNVPVPNIFTEFGSFTVGESGAVLYSIMDQKLQNDKELWYMIDGSFITHLPDAWGLNQKYIMLPLNKWDGMFHKVNLGGLTCDSMDYYNSEAHTSDVFLPMLEADKTDKLYIGFFHTGAYQESLGGYGGIQHCLIPAPKHVLIDKNSKGEIVTNLFSDEQESEAMLNLLGY, via the coding sequence ATGAAAAAATACATCGATCTTATAGAGCAAACATTCGAGTTTCCTCAGGAAGAATTCAAGGTTGTAGACAATAAACTTTATTTTAATAATGTGCCCTTAATGGACATTATAGAGAAATATGGCACACCTCTCAAGCTTACGTACCTTCCTAAAATTGGTGAAAACATCAAGTATGCCAAACAGATTTTTAACAATGCCATTAAAAAGCATAATTACGAAGGATCTTATACATATTGTTATTGCACAAAATCATCACACTTCAGCTTTGTACTTGAAGAGGCCCTGAAGCACGATATACATATAGAAACTTCATCTTCCTTTGACATTCCCATTGTAAGAAAGCTCTATGAGAAGGGAAAAGTGAATAAAAACACTTATGTGGTTTGCAACGGCTTTAAACGCCCTCTTTACAAGCAATATATCAGCGACCTGCTTAATGACGGGTTTAAGAACTGCATCCCGGTACTGGATAACCTGCACGAGCTGAGCCACTATGAGGAGCATGTAAAAGGTGAATATAATGTAGGGATAAGGATCGCCGCAGACGAGGAGCCTAACTTTGAGTTCTATACCTCAAGGCTGGGCATCAGGTATGGAGATATCAATACGTTATACAGAGACCAGATAAAGCCCAGCAAAAAGGCTAAGCTCAAGCTTTTGCATTTCTTTATCAATACCGGCATCAGAGATACGGCGTATTACTGGAGTGAACTAAGCAGGTTTATTTTTAAATACTGCGAATTGAAAAAAGAATGCCCTGAGCTGGACACCATTGATATCGGCGGTGGTTTCCCTATCAAAACTTCTCTGCAATTTGAGTTTGACTACAAATATATTGTAGAGCAGATCATTGAAAACGTAAAATGGATCTGTGGTAAGAACAATGTACCGGTACCCAATATTTTTACTGAATTTGGCAGCTTTACCGTAGGCGAAAGTGGCGCTGTACTTTACTCTATCATGGACCAGAAGCTACAAAATGACAAGGAGCTTTGGTATATGATCGACGGCTCTTTCATTACGCATCTCCCTGATGCCTGGGGCCTCAACCAGAAGTATATTATGCTTCCGCTTAACAAGTGGGATGGTATGTTCCATAAAGTGAATCTGGGTGGCTTAACCTGCGACAGTATGGATTATTATAACTCGGAAGCACATACCAGTGATGTATTCTTACCAATGCTGGAGGCTGACAAAACGGACAAGCTATACATCGGCTTCTTTCATACAGGCGCTTATCAGGAGTCATTAGGCGGCTATGGAGGTATTCAGCACTGCCTTATACCTGCACCCAAACATGTATTGATCGATAAAAACTCCAAGGGTGAGATTGTTACAAACCTGTTCTCCGACGAACAGGAGAGTGAAGCTATGCTGAACTTACTGGGGTACTAG
- the rocF gene encoding arginase: MNKTLPLKDIRIIEVKSEIAAGTRGASLGIDALKIASLDLESDYFTRFDSEEVENVNDILFDGYAHPHAKFIDGVLTMEERVCLQVSKVLKLNSFPIILAGDHSTAAGSIAGIKKAHPKKRLGVIWIDAHADMHTPYTTPSGNMHGMPLAMVSNTDNLECKINDPKNETVELWNQLKEVGGKGAKINLSDVVYISVRDLEQPEQFLMEKHNITNFTTQIVREKGVEAIAKETLALLKECDIIYISFDVDSMDSKISVGTGTPVPNGLTVEEAKELNTRLIRDPRVIAWEMVEVNPTLDTENKMAENAFEILEATTNSLLG, encoded by the coding sequence ATGAATAAAACATTGCCTTTAAAAGATATCAGGATTATTGAAGTGAAATCGGAGATAGCTGCTGGTACAAGAGGCGCCAGTTTAGGCATAGATGCACTAAAAATAGCTAGTCTGGACCTGGAATCCGATTACTTTACCCGCTTTGACTCGGAGGAGGTTGAAAATGTTAACGATATACTTTTTGATGGTTATGCTCACCCTCACGCCAAGTTTATTGACGGTGTTTTAACAATGGAGGAAAGAGTTTGTTTACAAGTATCGAAAGTGCTTAAATTGAATAGCTTTCCGATCATATTGGCAGGAGACCACTCTACCGCTGCGGGTTCCATCGCAGGGATCAAAAAAGCACACCCCAAAAAGCGACTCGGCGTGATCTGGATAGACGCTCATGCTGATATGCATACACCGTATACTACACCATCAGGCAATATGCATGGTATGCCCCTGGCGATGGTTAGCAATACAGACAACCTGGAGTGCAAAATCAATGACCCCAAAAATGAAACTGTTGAGCTCTGGAACCAATTGAAAGAAGTTGGAGGCAAAGGAGCGAAAATAAATTTATCAGATGTAGTATACATAAGTGTCAGGGATTTGGAGCAACCAGAACAATTCCTGATGGAGAAACATAATATTACCAACTTTACAACCCAGATAGTAAGGGAAAAAGGGGTGGAGGCGATAGCGAAAGAAACCCTTGCCCTGCTTAAGGAGTGCGATATTATCTATATTTCTTTTGATGTAGACAGCATGGATTCCAAAATATCGGTAGGCACGGGTACTCCGGTTCCCAATGGTCTTACTGTAGAGGAAGCCAAAGAGTTAAATACACGATTGATCAGAGATCCCAGGGTTATAGCCTGGGAGATGGTGGAGGTGAACCCTACATTGGATACAGAAAACAAAATGGCTGAAAATGCTTTCGAGATTCTTGAGGCCACCACAAATTCCCTTTTGGGATAA
- the ctlX gene encoding citrulline utilization hydrolase CtlX has product METKQCADTILMIRPVNFRYNEETAVNNYYQRVIDNLHPQDAQQRAQQEFDELVKQLRERQVNVIVIDDTAAPDTPDSIFPNNWISFHDDGRVGLYPMYAHNRRLERRDEILATLENRYHLKISGIEDFSFHEEENKFLEGTGSMILDRPNRLVYAALSLRTNQEVLGEFCKKFGYEPVTFKAYQTVEGQRMPIYHTNVMMCVADEFAIICDASIDDAKEKKEVLSSLKKTGKEIIPIEEAQKYHFAGNMLQVTSITGQKYLVMSSAAYSVLRAEQKDAIEKHCPIIHSSLDTIEALGGGSARCMMAEVFLPVQHKN; this is encoded by the coding sequence ATGGAAACAAAGCAGTGTGCAGATACTATATTGATGATCCGGCCGGTAAACTTCCGGTACAATGAGGAGACCGCGGTTAATAATTATTATCAGCGGGTAATCGATAATCTGCACCCTCAGGATGCGCAGCAAAGGGCTCAGCAAGAGTTTGACGAGCTGGTGAAGCAGTTGCGAGAGCGGCAGGTAAATGTAATCGTTATTGATGATACAGCAGCTCCGGATACACCTGATTCCATTTTTCCCAACAACTGGATATCCTTTCATGATGATGGGAGGGTAGGTCTTTATCCTATGTATGCTCACAACAGGAGGCTGGAAAGAAGAGATGAGATACTCGCCACACTCGAAAACCGATATCATCTGAAGATATCCGGTATTGAAGATTTTTCATTTCACGAAGAGGAAAATAAGTTTCTCGAAGGTACAGGGAGCATGATCCTGGACCGGCCCAACAGGTTGGTATATGCAGCTTTGTCACTAAGGACCAATCAGGAAGTACTTGGCGAATTTTGTAAAAAGTTCGGTTATGAGCCTGTCACATTTAAGGCATATCAGACTGTAGAAGGTCAGCGCATGCCGATCTACCATACCAATGTGATGATGTGTGTGGCTGATGAGTTTGCCATTATTTGTGATGCATCTATAGATGATGCAAAAGAAAAGAAAGAGGTTTTGTCTTCGTTAAAAAAAACGGGCAAGGAGATAATTCCTATAGAAGAGGCCCAAAAGTACCATTTTGCAGGTAATATGCTTCAGGTCACGTCTATAACAGGTCAAAAGTACCTGGTCATGTCAAGTGCGGCATATTCTGTGCTCAGGGCTGAGCAAAAGGATGCTATAGAAAAACATTGCCCTATAATTCACAGTTCATTAGATACAATAGAAGCTTTGGGCGGAGGAAGTGCCAGATGTATGATGGCCGAGGTATTCCTGCCCGTACAGCATAAAAATTAA
- a CDS encoding deoxyhypusine synthase family protein has protein sequence MANSPITDFIEKHYLHFNAAALVDAAKGYKKHLSEDKKMLISLAGAMSTGELGKSLSEMIRQDKVQIISCTGANLEEDVMNLVAHSHYERVPHYRDLTPKEEWELLERGLNRVTDTCIPEEEAFRRIQKHIFKIWKEAEDNGERYFPHEFMFKLLNSGVLEQYYEIDPKNSWMVEAAKKNLPMVVPGWEDSTLGNIFASYCMKGELKPSTMKSGIEYMTYLADWYIKNAEDKGIGFFQIGGGIAGDFPICVVPMLYQDMELTDTPFWSYFCQISDSTTSYGSYSGAVPNEKITWGKLDITTPKYVIESDATIVAPLIFAYVLGW, from the coding sequence ATGGCTAATTCTCCAATTACAGACTTCATAGAAAAACATTATTTACATTTTAATGCGGCGGCGTTGGTCGATGCTGCAAAAGGATATAAAAAACACCTTTCGGAAGACAAAAAAATGCTTATCTCTCTTGCCGGAGCTATGAGTACCGGTGAGCTTGGCAAGTCGCTTTCCGAGATGATCCGCCAGGACAAAGTGCAGATCATATCATGCACCGGAGCAAACCTGGAAGAAGATGTTATGAACCTCGTGGCGCATTCTCACTACGAAAGAGTTCCCCATTATCGTGACCTTACTCCCAAAGAGGAGTGGGAACTGCTGGAAAGAGGCCTGAACAGGGTAACGGATACCTGTATCCCTGAAGAAGAGGCATTCAGAAGAATCCAGAAACATATATTTAAAATATGGAAGGAGGCCGAAGATAACGGAGAACGATACTTCCCCCATGAGTTTATGTTCAAGCTGTTAAACTCAGGTGTGCTCGAGCAGTATTACGAAATTGACCCTAAAAACAGCTGGATGGTAGAAGCGGCTAAAAAGAACCTGCCTATGGTGGTTCCCGGCTGGGAGGATTCTACTTTGGGGAATATTTTTGCCTCTTACTGCATGAAGGGGGAACTAAAGCCTTCAACCATGAAGTCGGGCATTGAATATATGACATATCTGGCAGACTGGTATATCAAAAATGCGGAAGATAAAGGCATTGGTTTCTTCCAGATTGGCGGAGGTATTGCCGGAGATTTTCCGATTTGTGTGGTGCCTATGCTGTACCAGGATATGGAGCTTACTGATACCCCTTTCTGGAGCTACTTCTGCCAGATATCTGACTCAACCACGAGCTATGGTTCCTACAGCGGAGCGGTACCTAACGAAAAAATTACCTGGGGTAAGCTAGACATAACCACTCCGAAATATGTTATAGAGTCGGACGCTACAATAGTGGCCCCTTTGATTTTTGCATATGTACTAGGATGGTGA
- a CDS encoding bifunctional GNAT family N-acetyltransferase/carbon-nitrogen hydrolase family protein, which translates to MTEVNSDNSQHLLITRNLQVTDYDQLVQIMKKCYPMMKGEIWLKSQIKRLIDIFPEGQLCVEDNGQVVAFALSIIVDYSRFGDSHSYEQIIDDSNFGTHTNDGDVLYGIDVCVDPGYQGMRLGRRLYDSRKELCENLNLRSIVAGGRIPNYHKYSDDYTPKEYIQKVKEKEIYDPVLYFQMSNDFHVKKILKNYIPYDKASGSYAVLIEWNNIYFDEEEKLIGARKTSARIGVVQWQLRSVRSLQSFFENVEFFVDAVSGYQADFLVFPELFNAPLMSEFNEDNAAKAIRKLAQYSNEIRDKMVEYALSYNINIIAGSMPVYEDEKLYNVSYLCRRDGSYEAQYKIHVTPAERSDWGMTGGSGVKVFETDTAKIGILICYDSEFPELSRILADQGMEILFVPFATDMHNGFHRVKVCSQARAIENECYVVISGSVGNLPKVKNMDIQFGQSAVFSPSDFAFPQNAIVAEGTPNTENTIIADVDLNDLKHLHNSGSVRNLKDRRKDLYDLKLKE; encoded by the coding sequence ATGACCGAAGTAAACTCAGATAATTCACAACATTTATTAATAACCCGCAACCTGCAGGTAACCGATTATGATCAGCTTGTGCAGATCATGAAAAAGTGCTACCCCATGATGAAGGGTGAGATATGGCTAAAATCGCAGATAAAAAGGCTTATCGATATTTTTCCTGAAGGACAGCTATGCGTGGAAGATAACGGGCAAGTAGTTGCCTTTGCTCTTTCCATTATTGTTGATTATTCCAGGTTTGGCGATAGTCATAGCTATGAGCAGATCATAGATGATTCTAATTTCGGCACCCACACCAATGACGGGGATGTGCTATATGGTATCGATGTTTGTGTAGACCCGGGTTACCAGGGTATGCGATTAGGGCGAAGGCTTTATGATTCAAGAAAAGAGCTATGCGAGAACCTTAACCTGAGATCTATTGTGGCAGGTGGGCGCATACCTAATTATCATAAGTATAGCGATGATTATACCCCTAAAGAATATATTCAGAAAGTAAAGGAAAAGGAGATCTATGACCCTGTACTATACTTTCAGATGAGCAATGATTTTCACGTTAAGAAAATACTTAAAAACTATATTCCTTACGATAAGGCCTCCGGGTCGTATGCAGTGCTGATTGAGTGGAATAATATCTACTTCGATGAAGAGGAGAAATTGATTGGCGCAAGGAAGACCTCAGCAAGAATAGGTGTAGTTCAATGGCAACTGAGAAGCGTGCGTTCGCTGCAGTCATTCTTCGAAAATGTTGAATTTTTTGTGGATGCGGTGAGTGGCTATCAGGCCGACTTCCTGGTGTTCCCGGAGCTGTTCAACGCCCCGCTGATGTCTGAATTCAATGAAGATAATGCTGCAAAAGCAATCAGGAAACTGGCACAGTACTCTAATGAGATCAGGGACAAAATGGTGGAGTATGCCCTGTCTTACAATATAAATATTATAGCTGGTAGCATGCCTGTTTACGAAGATGAGAAACTGTACAATGTTTCCTACTTATGCCGTAGAGACGGTAGCTACGAAGCCCAGTATAAGATCCACGTTACACCGGCTGAAAGAAGTGATTGGGGTATGACTGGCGGTTCCGGGGTCAAAGTATTTGAAACGGATACAGCCAAAATAGGCATTCTTATCTGTTACGACTCAGAGTTTCCGGAGCTGAGCAGAATACTGGCAGATCAGGGTATGGAAATACTCTTTGTGCCATTTGCTACTGATATGCACAATGGATTCCACAGGGTCAAAGTGTGCTCGCAGGCGCGCGCCATTGAAAACGAATGCTACGTGGTTATTTCAGGTAGTGTGGGTAACCTGCCCAAGGTTAAAAATATGGATATCCAGTTTGGACAGTCAGCAGTTTTTTCTCCATCCGATTTTGCCTTCCCTCAAAATGCTATTGTTGCGGAGGGTACTCCTAACACAGAAAATACTATTATTGCAGATGTAGACCTTAACGACCTGAAACATCTGCATAACAGCGGAAGCGTTCGTAACTTAAAGGACAGAAGAAAAGACCTTTACGATTTAAAACTTAAAGAATAA
- the argS gene encoding arginine--tRNA ligase, with protein sequence MNIEQSLQQDISKAFNEVFQANLSPGEISLQPTRKEFEGSHTFVCFPYARLSKKNPEETGRTVGEYLKQHSEIVADFNVVKGFLNIVLSDSTWVSVFNSILNAENYGTFPANGKEVMIEYSSPNTNKPLHLGHLRNNFLGWSVAEILKANGNKVHKVQIINDRGIHICKSMVAWLKYGNGETPETADKKGDKLVGDYYVKFDQEYKKQIAGLTAKGMVQEQAEKEAPIMKEAQEMLLKWEQKEPETYALWQKMNGWVYTGFDVTYHQMGVDFDKLYYESETYLLGKDEVLKGVERGIFFKKEDGSVWVDLTAEGLDQKLLLRADGTSVYMTQDIGTAILRFRDFPEIAKQIYTVGNEQEYHFKVLFIILDKLGYEWAKECYHLSYGMVDLPTGRMKSREGTVVDADDLMQEMIDTAREHTEELGKIEGFTVEQAADLYETLGVGALKYFLLKVDPKKRMLFDPNESIQFQGNTGPFIQYTHARISAILRKAGQLGISSANEEIAGFDSLHPIEKNVIYLLNDYTGKVKEAGTNYSPDIIAQYVYDLAKEYNRFYQEVSIFNEEDQQALKFRIAFSKVVAETINKAMGLLGISVPERM encoded by the coding sequence ATGAATATTGAGCAATCCCTTCAACAGGATATTTCCAAAGCATTTAACGAGGTATTTCAGGCAAATCTAAGTCCTGGAGAAATATCCCTGCAACCAACACGCAAAGAATTTGAAGGATCTCATACTTTTGTATGCTTCCCATATGCCCGGCTTTCAAAGAAGAACCCCGAGGAAACCGGAAGGACAGTAGGGGAATATCTGAAGCAGCATTCTGAAATAGTGGCTGATTTCAACGTAGTTAAAGGTTTTTTAAATATTGTACTGAGCGACAGTACGTGGGTAAGTGTGTTTAACTCCATACTTAATGCAGAAAACTACGGTACTTTCCCGGCTAATGGTAAGGAAGTGATGATTGAGTACTCATCACCCAATACCAACAAGCCTCTGCATCTTGGACACCTGAGAAATAACTTTCTGGGATGGTCCGTAGCAGAGATACTCAAAGCCAACGGCAACAAAGTTCATAAGGTGCAGATCATAAACGATCGTGGCATACATATATGTAAGTCTATGGTCGCCTGGCTAAAATATGGAAACGGGGAAACACCGGAAACGGCAGATAAGAAAGGTGACAAACTGGTGGGCGATTACTACGTAAAGTTTGACCAGGAGTATAAAAAACAAATTGCTGGACTTACAGCGAAGGGCATGGTACAAGAGCAGGCCGAGAAAGAAGCCCCTATTATGAAAGAGGCCCAGGAAATGCTGCTTAAATGGGAACAGAAAGAACCTGAAACTTATGCCCTTTGGCAAAAGATGAACGGCTGGGTATACACTGGCTTTGATGTTACTTATCATCAAATGGGTGTTGATTTTGACAAACTTTACTATGAATCGGAAACCTACCTGCTGGGTAAAGATGAAGTGCTAAAAGGTGTTGAACGAGGTATTTTTTTTAAGAAAGAGGACGGCTCCGTTTGGGTAGATCTTACCGCCGAAGGCTTGGATCAGAAGCTATTGTTAAGGGCTGATGGTACCTCTGTTTACATGACACAGGATATAGGTACCGCTATCCTGAGATTCCGGGACTTCCCTGAAATAGCTAAGCAAATATATACCGTGGGTAATGAGCAGGAGTATCACTTCAAGGTATTGTTCATTATACTTGATAAACTGGGATATGAGTGGGCAAAAGAATGCTATCACCTGTCATACGGTATGGTTGACCTGCCCACGGGTAGAATGAAATCACGTGAGGGTACTGTAGTGGATGCGGATGACCTGATGCAGGAAATGATAGATACAGCACGGGAGCATACCGAGGAGCTTGGAAAAATCGAAGGCTTTACCGTAGAGCAGGCAGCAGACCTTTACGAAACACTTGGGGTTGGCGCTTTAAAATACTTTTTATTAAAAGTCGATCCTAAAAAACGCATGTTGTTCGACCCTAATGAATCTATTCAGTTTCAGGGAAATACCGGGCCATTCATCCAGTATACACATGCGAGGATATCCGCTATTTTAAGAAAAGCAGGTCAATTGGGAATTAGCTCTGCCAATGAAGAGATTGCAGGTTTTGATAGCTTGCACCCGATTGAAAAGAATGTGATTTATCTGTTGAATGACTATACAGGTAAGGTGAAAGAAGCGGGGACAAATTATTCACCGGATATCATAGCCCAGTATGTTTATGATCTGGCTAAAGAATATAATCGTTTCTATCAGGAGGTTTCAATCTTCAATGAAGAGGACCAGCAGGCATTGAAGTTCCGCATTGCCTTTTCAAAAGTGGTGGCAGAAACCATTAACAAAGCGATGGGCCTTTTGGGGATCAGCGTACCGGAAAGAATGTAA